Proteins co-encoded in one Salarias fasciatus chromosome 4, fSalaFa1.1, whole genome shotgun sequence genomic window:
- the LOC115386526 gene encoding uncharacterized protein LOC115386526 isoform X3 → MSAKSELQDALRTYVAETLTSIHTVRTFCQSSSRWELSRTMEVDMLLDLRDRAAQVDLNLSHVTQSPDKGKALAEYLRSQVSGMTADGRRAELRDELAQLLSGSLQALHDVHGFLDAVETLAATSLHVFAQSRTLRLRGGVGLDLVRAVVLVAKQVCPLVLEFKRDTDLFFLPQLHNVEVLAHQLDQYIQVCTYICQRFEKSCFGDRGLDNEGQTEVELDEDLPEEDLQRMLDHIQQLTDIREDPHFRMAFLFQQEAGQHFVKEFRDRRPRMLRFLEELEEAAVQLDRMNTGARISTVAGSSVGAVGGILSIVGLALMPFTLGASLPLTMAGVGLGITSGVNSLVTTATEIGVNATQQNKAGEVLQSFMDDVQNLQTCVEEAKCQTVSSLRAAEVDIAVGVGRAVLSTGSVGKGIDSMVDTAYLAKLLKNEEIFSGAGKMLVQEGKALRNIPRVASEVPDLGQAAAKSSAVLSSSARAGFIALNALFLGMDIFLICKDSISLAKANKTQTSQFIRARAALWGSVMDSWQKISDSLDQGLPSLEKKEALLETPFYPDSETKEALLETPFHPDPDEKEALLETQIHLDPEEKEAAEVEESSE, encoded by the exons ATGTCTGCCAAAAG CGAGCTGCAGGACGCACTGCGGACGTACGTGGCAGAAACCCTGACCTCCATCCACACCGTCAGGACCTTCTGCCAGTCGTCCTCCAGGTGGGAGCTGAGCAGGACGATGGAGGTGGACATGCTGCTGGACCTCCGAGACAGAGCCGCCCAGGTGGACCTGAACCTGAGCCACGTCACTCAGTCCCCCGACAAAGGAAAGGCCCTGGCGGAGTACCTGAGGAGCCAGGTGAGCGGCATGACGGCGGACGGCCGGCGGGCGGAGCTGCGGGACGAGCTGGCCCAGCTGCTGAGCGGCTCGCTGCAGGCGCTGCACGATGTCCACGGCTTCCTGGACGCCGTGGAGACGCTGGCGGCCACCTCGCTGCACGTCTTCGCCCAGAGTCGGACGCTTCGGCTGCGCGGAGGCGTGGGACTGGATCTGGTTCGGGCCGTGGTCTTGGTCGCAAAACAAGTGTGCCCCCTGGTGCTGGAGTTCAAGAGAGACACAGATCTCTTCTTCCTCCCGCAACTTCACAACGTGGAAGTCCTGGCTCACCAGCTGGACCAGTACATCCAGGTCTGCACCTACATCTGCCAGAGGTTTGAAAAGAG CTGCTTCGGAGACCGCGGGTTGGACAACGAGGGACAGACGGAGGTCGAGCTGGACGAGGATCTGCCTGAAGAAGACCTCCAGAGGATGCTGGACCACATCCAGCAGCTGACTGACATCAG GGAGGACCCACACTTCCGGATGGCGTTCCTGTTCCAGCAGGAAGCCGGTCAACACTTCGTCAAGGAGTTTCGGGACCGCCGGCCCCGGATGCTGCGgttcctggaggagctggaggaggccgcCGTCCAGCTGGACCGGATGAACACCGGGGCCCGGATCTCCACCGTGGCCGGCAGCTCGGTGGGGGCCGTCGGCGGCATCCTGTCCATCGTCGGCTTGGCGCTGATGCCGTTCACATTGGGGGCGTCTCTGCCGCTGACGATGGCCGGCGTCGGACTGGGAATCACCAGCGGCGTCAACAGCCTGGTCACCACGGCCACCGAGATCGGAGTGAACGCCACGCAGCAGAACAAGGCCGGCGAAGTCCTCCAGAGCTTCATGGACGAcgtccagaacctccagacctgTGTGGAAGAGGCCAAATGCCAGACAGTGTCCAGTCTGAGAGCCGCGGAGGTCGACATAGCCGTGGGAGTCGGGAGGGCGGTCCTGAGCACCGGTTCAGTCGGTAAAGGGATCGATTCAATGGTTGACACTGCCTATTTGGCgaagcttttaaaaaatgagGAGATTTTTTCAGGTGCCGGTAAAATGTTGGTTCAGGAAGGAAAAGCTCTGCGGAACATTCCCAGAGTGGCCTCAGAAGTCCCGGATCTGGGTCAGGCGGCAGCCAAGAGCTCCGCCGTTCTGTCCAGCTCCGCCAGAGCCGGTTTCATCGCGCTCAACGCGCTCTTCCTCGGCATGGACATCTTCCTCATCTGCAAGGACAGCATCAGTCTGGCCAAAGCCAACAAGACCCAGACCTCCCAGTTCATCCGAGCCAGGGCGGCCCTGTGGGGCTCCGTCATGGACTCCTGGCAGAAGATCTCCGACTCTCTGGACCAAGGCCTGCCCAGCCTGGAGAAGAAGGAGGCCCTCCTGGAGACCCCCTTTTACCCCGACTCTGAGACCAAGGAG GCCCTCCTGGAGACCCCCTTTCACCCTGACCCTGATGAGAAGGAGGCCCTCCTGGAGACCCAGATTCACCTTGACCccgaggagaaggaggcggCCGAGGTGGAGGAGTCGTCTGAATAA
- the LOC115386526 gene encoding uncharacterized protein LOC115386526 isoform X2: protein MSAKSELQDALRTYVAETLTSIHTVRTFCQSSSRWELSRTMEVDMLLDLRDRAAQVDLNLSHVTQSPDKGKALAEYLRSQVSGMTADGRRAELRDELAQLLSGSLQALHDVHGFLDAVETLAATSLHVFAQSRTLRLRGGVGLDLVRAVVLVAKQVCPLVLEFKRDTDLFFLPQLHNVEVLAHQLDQYIQVCTYICQRFEKSCFGDRGLDNEGQTEVELDEDLPEEDLQRMLDHIQQLTDIREDPHFRMAFLFQQEAGQHFVKEFRDRRPRMLRFLEELEEAAVQLDRMNTGARISTVAGSSVGAVGGILSIVGLALMPFTLGASLPLTMAGVGLGITSGVNSLVTTATEIGVNATQQNKAGEVLQSFMDDVQNLQTCVEEAKCQTVSSLRAAEVDIAVGVGRAVLSTGSVGKGIDSMVDTAYLAKLLKNEEIFSGAGKMLVQEGKALRNIPRVASEVPDLGQAAAKSSAVLSSSARAGFIALNALFLGMDIFLICKDSISLAKANKTQTSQFIRARAALWGSVMDSWQKISDSLDQGLPSLEKKEALLETPFYPDSETKEALLETPFYLDPDEKEALLETPFFLDPDEKEALLETPFHPDPDEKEALLETQIHLDPEEKEAAEVEESSE from the exons ATGTCTGCCAAAAG CGAGCTGCAGGACGCACTGCGGACGTACGTGGCAGAAACCCTGACCTCCATCCACACCGTCAGGACCTTCTGCCAGTCGTCCTCCAGGTGGGAGCTGAGCAGGACGATGGAGGTGGACATGCTGCTGGACCTCCGAGACAGAGCCGCCCAGGTGGACCTGAACCTGAGCCACGTCACTCAGTCCCCCGACAAAGGAAAGGCCCTGGCGGAGTACCTGAGGAGCCAGGTGAGCGGCATGACGGCGGACGGCCGGCGGGCGGAGCTGCGGGACGAGCTGGCCCAGCTGCTGAGCGGCTCGCTGCAGGCGCTGCACGATGTCCACGGCTTCCTGGACGCCGTGGAGACGCTGGCGGCCACCTCGCTGCACGTCTTCGCCCAGAGTCGGACGCTTCGGCTGCGCGGAGGCGTGGGACTGGATCTGGTTCGGGCCGTGGTCTTGGTCGCAAAACAAGTGTGCCCCCTGGTGCTGGAGTTCAAGAGAGACACAGATCTCTTCTTCCTCCCGCAACTTCACAACGTGGAAGTCCTGGCTCACCAGCTGGACCAGTACATCCAGGTCTGCACCTACATCTGCCAGAGGTTTGAAAAGAG CTGCTTCGGAGACCGCGGGTTGGACAACGAGGGACAGACGGAGGTCGAGCTGGACGAGGATCTGCCTGAAGAAGACCTCCAGAGGATGCTGGACCACATCCAGCAGCTGACTGACATCAG GGAGGACCCACACTTCCGGATGGCGTTCCTGTTCCAGCAGGAAGCCGGTCAACACTTCGTCAAGGAGTTTCGGGACCGCCGGCCCCGGATGCTGCGgttcctggaggagctggaggaggccgcCGTCCAGCTGGACCGGATGAACACCGGGGCCCGGATCTCCACCGTGGCCGGCAGCTCGGTGGGGGCCGTCGGCGGCATCCTGTCCATCGTCGGCTTGGCGCTGATGCCGTTCACATTGGGGGCGTCTCTGCCGCTGACGATGGCCGGCGTCGGACTGGGAATCACCAGCGGCGTCAACAGCCTGGTCACCACGGCCACCGAGATCGGAGTGAACGCCACGCAGCAGAACAAGGCCGGCGAAGTCCTCCAGAGCTTCATGGACGAcgtccagaacctccagacctgTGTGGAAGAGGCCAAATGCCAGACAGTGTCCAGTCTGAGAGCCGCGGAGGTCGACATAGCCGTGGGAGTCGGGAGGGCGGTCCTGAGCACCGGTTCAGTCGGTAAAGGGATCGATTCAATGGTTGACACTGCCTATTTGGCgaagcttttaaaaaatgagGAGATTTTTTCAGGTGCCGGTAAAATGTTGGTTCAGGAAGGAAAAGCTCTGCGGAACATTCCCAGAGTGGCCTCAGAAGTCCCGGATCTGGGTCAGGCGGCAGCCAAGAGCTCCGCCGTTCTGTCCAGCTCCGCCAGAGCCGGTTTCATCGCGCTCAACGCGCTCTTCCTCGGCATGGACATCTTCCTCATCTGCAAGGACAGCATCAGTCTGGCCAAAGCCAACAAGACCCAGACCTCCCAGTTCATCCGAGCCAGGGCGGCCCTGTGGGGCTCCGTCATGGACTCCTGGCAGAAGATCTCCGACTCTCTGGACCAAGGCCTGCCCAGCCTGGAGAAGAAGGAG GCCCTCCTGGAGACCCCCTTTTACCCCGACTCTGAGACCAAGGAGGCCCTCCTGGAGACCCCCTTTTACCTTGACCCTGATGAGAAGGAGGCCCTCCTGGAGACTCCCTTTTTCCTTGACCCTGATGAGAAGGAGGCCCTCCTGGAGACCCCCTTTCACCCTGACCCTGATGAGAAGGAGGCCCTCCTGGAGACCCAGATTCACCTTGACCccgaggagaaggaggcggCCGAGGTGGAGGAGTCGTCTGAATAA
- the LOC115386526 gene encoding uncharacterized protein LOC115386526 isoform X1, giving the protein MSAKSELQDALRTYVAETLTSIHTVRTFCQSSSRWELSRTMEVDMLLDLRDRAAQVDLNLSHVTQSPDKGKALAEYLRSQVSGMTADGRRAELRDELAQLLSGSLQALHDVHGFLDAVETLAATSLHVFAQSRTLRLRGGVGLDLVRAVVLVAKQVCPLVLEFKRDTDLFFLPQLHNVEVLAHQLDQYIQVCTYICQRFEKSCFGDRGLDNEGQTEVELDEDLPEEDLQRMLDHIQQLTDIREDPHFRMAFLFQQEAGQHFVKEFRDRRPRMLRFLEELEEAAVQLDRMNTGARISTVAGSSVGAVGGILSIVGLALMPFTLGASLPLTMAGVGLGITSGVNSLVTTATEIGVNATQQNKAGEVLQSFMDDVQNLQTCVEEAKCQTVSSLRAAEVDIAVGVGRAVLSTGSVGKGIDSMVDTAYLAKLLKNEEIFSGAGKMLVQEGKALRNIPRVASEVPDLGQAAAKSSAVLSSSARAGFIALNALFLGMDIFLICKDSISLAKANKTQTSQFIRARAALWGSVMDSWQKISDSLDQGLPSLEKKEALLETPFYPDSETKEALLETPFYPDSETKEALLETPFYLDPDEKEALLETPFFLDPDEKEALLETPFHPDPDEKEALLETQIHLDPEEKEAAEVEESSE; this is encoded by the exons ATGTCTGCCAAAAG CGAGCTGCAGGACGCACTGCGGACGTACGTGGCAGAAACCCTGACCTCCATCCACACCGTCAGGACCTTCTGCCAGTCGTCCTCCAGGTGGGAGCTGAGCAGGACGATGGAGGTGGACATGCTGCTGGACCTCCGAGACAGAGCCGCCCAGGTGGACCTGAACCTGAGCCACGTCACTCAGTCCCCCGACAAAGGAAAGGCCCTGGCGGAGTACCTGAGGAGCCAGGTGAGCGGCATGACGGCGGACGGCCGGCGGGCGGAGCTGCGGGACGAGCTGGCCCAGCTGCTGAGCGGCTCGCTGCAGGCGCTGCACGATGTCCACGGCTTCCTGGACGCCGTGGAGACGCTGGCGGCCACCTCGCTGCACGTCTTCGCCCAGAGTCGGACGCTTCGGCTGCGCGGAGGCGTGGGACTGGATCTGGTTCGGGCCGTGGTCTTGGTCGCAAAACAAGTGTGCCCCCTGGTGCTGGAGTTCAAGAGAGACACAGATCTCTTCTTCCTCCCGCAACTTCACAACGTGGAAGTCCTGGCTCACCAGCTGGACCAGTACATCCAGGTCTGCACCTACATCTGCCAGAGGTTTGAAAAGAG CTGCTTCGGAGACCGCGGGTTGGACAACGAGGGACAGACGGAGGTCGAGCTGGACGAGGATCTGCCTGAAGAAGACCTCCAGAGGATGCTGGACCACATCCAGCAGCTGACTGACATCAG GGAGGACCCACACTTCCGGATGGCGTTCCTGTTCCAGCAGGAAGCCGGTCAACACTTCGTCAAGGAGTTTCGGGACCGCCGGCCCCGGATGCTGCGgttcctggaggagctggaggaggccgcCGTCCAGCTGGACCGGATGAACACCGGGGCCCGGATCTCCACCGTGGCCGGCAGCTCGGTGGGGGCCGTCGGCGGCATCCTGTCCATCGTCGGCTTGGCGCTGATGCCGTTCACATTGGGGGCGTCTCTGCCGCTGACGATGGCCGGCGTCGGACTGGGAATCACCAGCGGCGTCAACAGCCTGGTCACCACGGCCACCGAGATCGGAGTGAACGCCACGCAGCAGAACAAGGCCGGCGAAGTCCTCCAGAGCTTCATGGACGAcgtccagaacctccagacctgTGTGGAAGAGGCCAAATGCCAGACAGTGTCCAGTCTGAGAGCCGCGGAGGTCGACATAGCCGTGGGAGTCGGGAGGGCGGTCCTGAGCACCGGTTCAGTCGGTAAAGGGATCGATTCAATGGTTGACACTGCCTATTTGGCgaagcttttaaaaaatgagGAGATTTTTTCAGGTGCCGGTAAAATGTTGGTTCAGGAAGGAAAAGCTCTGCGGAACATTCCCAGAGTGGCCTCAGAAGTCCCGGATCTGGGTCAGGCGGCAGCCAAGAGCTCCGCCGTTCTGTCCAGCTCCGCCAGAGCCGGTTTCATCGCGCTCAACGCGCTCTTCCTCGGCATGGACATCTTCCTCATCTGCAAGGACAGCATCAGTCTGGCCAAAGCCAACAAGACCCAGACCTCCCAGTTCATCCGAGCCAGGGCGGCCCTGTGGGGCTCCGTCATGGACTCCTGGCAGAAGATCTCCGACTCTCTGGACCAAGGCCTGCCCAGCCTGGAGAAGAAGGAGGCCCTCCTGGAGACCCCCTTTTACCCCGACTCTGAGACCAAGGAGGCCCTCCTGGAGACCCCCTTTTACCCCGACTCTGAGACCAAGGAGGCCCTCCTGGAGACCCCCTTTTACCTTGACCCTGATGAGAAGGAGGCCCTCCTGGAGACTCCCTTTTTCCTTGACCCTGATGAGAAGGAGGCCCTCCTGGAGACCCCCTTTCACCCTGACCCTGATGAGAAGGAGGCCCTCCTGGAGACCCAGATTCACCTTGACCccgaggagaaggaggcggCCGAGGTGGAGGAGTCGTCTGAATAA
- the nfatc2ip gene encoding NFATC2-interacting protein isoform X2, protein MADAMSDGEKQLLKPPPKRRRILDPSAIVPVPVYSSKVSSGLQMKPKATVFSQDDVSDDSLWSEFSRREPANVIGLSDSEDEAVSTPTEGTARCPSPPPPESPVQKQSRKVKQKLSEIDRKLQAVNALRSPEATGRTTRGATGRTSRSRRTAASEEDDVVVVSPPSEGLSPGGSAVREIPLKIRCRTDVHKIPVLTSMCLSAVVTKLSVILDVPPPRLLLLREDVELDTDATVAELGLGIADIIECVIMRAEDQDGGTGGGGMITVRLQSKDKDSSQEFSVHREAPLGSVFSQYAAQLPDGARRKIRFHFDGHKVTERQTPAQLDMEDGDIIEVWT, encoded by the exons ATGGCGGACGCG atgTCTGATGGTGAGAAGCAGCTCCTGAAGCCTCCGCCAAAACGGCGGCGGATCCTCGACCCGTCGGCCATCGTCCCTGTCCCGGTGTACTCCAGCAAG GTGAGCAGCGGCCTGCAGATGAAGCCCAAAGCGACCGTGTTCTCTCAGGACGACGTCTCAG ACGACAGCCTCTGGTCCGAGTTCTCACGCCGGGAACCCGCCAACGTCATCGGCCTGAGCGACTCGGAGGACGAGGCCGTCTCCACGCCGACAGA AGGAACCGCTCGCTgcccgtccccccccccacctgagAGTCCAGTCCAGAAGCAGTCCAGGAAGGTCAAGCAGAAGCTCAG TGAGAtcgacaggaagctgcaggctGTCAACGCCCTCCGGTCTCCAGAGGCCACCGGCAGGACCACCAGGGGGGCCACCGGCAGGACCAGCAGGTCCCGCCGGACCGCGGCGTCCGAAGAAGACGACGTGGTCGTCGTGAGCCCGCCGTCGGAGGGTCTGAGTCCCGGTGGTTCCGCGGTCCGAGAGATTCCTCTGAAGATCCGCTGCAGGACGGACGTCCACAAGATCCCAGTTCTGACG TCCATGTGTTTGAGCGCCGTGGTGACCAAGCTGTCCGTCATCCTGGACGTCCCGCCCCCtcgtctcctgctgctccgggaGGACGTGGAGCTGGACACCGACGCCACCGTGGCCGAGCTCGGCCTCGGCATCGCCGACATTATAG AGTGTGTCATCATGAGAGCCgaggaccaagatggcggcaccGGCGGCGGCGGTATGATCACCGTGAGGCTGCAAAGCAAAGACAAAGACTCGTCCCAGGAGTTCTCCGTGCACAGG GAGGCGCCGCTGGGCTCCGTCTTCTCTCAGTACGCGGCGCAGCTTCCCGACGGCGCTCGCAGGAAGATCCGCTTCCACTTCGACGGCCACAAGGTGACGGAGCGCCAGACGCCGGCCCAGCTGGACATGGAGGACGGAGACATCATCGAGGTCTGGACCTGA
- the nfatc2ip gene encoding NFATC2-interacting protein isoform X1: MLVLSAALCLMSDGEKQLLKPPPKRRRILDPSAIVPVPVYSSKVSSGLQMKPKATVFSQDDVSDDSLWSEFSRREPANVIGLSDSEDEAVSTPTEGTARCPSPPPPESPVQKQSRKVKQKLSEIDRKLQAVNALRSPEATGRTTRGATGRTSRSRRTAASEEDDVVVVSPPSEGLSPGGSAVREIPLKIRCRTDVHKIPVLTSMCLSAVVTKLSVILDVPPPRLLLLREDVELDTDATVAELGLGIADIIECVIMRAEDQDGGTGGGGMITVRLQSKDKDSSQEFSVHREAPLGSVFSQYAAQLPDGARRKIRFHFDGHKVTERQTPAQLDMEDGDIIEVWT, from the exons ATGCTGGTCCTGTCCGCCGCGCTGTGTCTG atgTCTGATGGTGAGAAGCAGCTCCTGAAGCCTCCGCCAAAACGGCGGCGGATCCTCGACCCGTCGGCCATCGTCCCTGTCCCGGTGTACTCCAGCAAG GTGAGCAGCGGCCTGCAGATGAAGCCCAAAGCGACCGTGTTCTCTCAGGACGACGTCTCAG ACGACAGCCTCTGGTCCGAGTTCTCACGCCGGGAACCCGCCAACGTCATCGGCCTGAGCGACTCGGAGGACGAGGCCGTCTCCACGCCGACAGA AGGAACCGCTCGCTgcccgtccccccccccacctgagAGTCCAGTCCAGAAGCAGTCCAGGAAGGTCAAGCAGAAGCTCAG TGAGAtcgacaggaagctgcaggctGTCAACGCCCTCCGGTCTCCAGAGGCCACCGGCAGGACCACCAGGGGGGCCACCGGCAGGACCAGCAGGTCCCGCCGGACCGCGGCGTCCGAAGAAGACGACGTGGTCGTCGTGAGCCCGCCGTCGGAGGGTCTGAGTCCCGGTGGTTCCGCGGTCCGAGAGATTCCTCTGAAGATCCGCTGCAGGACGGACGTCCACAAGATCCCAGTTCTGACG TCCATGTGTTTGAGCGCCGTGGTGACCAAGCTGTCCGTCATCCTGGACGTCCCGCCCCCtcgtctcctgctgctccgggaGGACGTGGAGCTGGACACCGACGCCACCGTGGCCGAGCTCGGCCTCGGCATCGCCGACATTATAG AGTGTGTCATCATGAGAGCCgaggaccaagatggcggcaccGGCGGCGGCGGTATGATCACCGTGAGGCTGCAAAGCAAAGACAAAGACTCGTCCCAGGAGTTCTCCGTGCACAGG GAGGCGCCGCTGGGCTCCGTCTTCTCTCAGTACGCGGCGCAGCTTCCCGACGGCGCTCGCAGGAAGATCCGCTTCCACTTCGACGGCCACAAGGTGACGGAGCGCCAGACGCCGGCCCAGCTGGACATGGAGGACGGAGACATCATCGAGGTCTGGACCTGA
- the nfatc2ip gene encoding NFATC2-interacting protein isoform X3: MLVLSAALCLMSDGEKQLLKPPPKRRRILDPSAIVPVPVYSSKVSSGLQMKPKATVFSQDDVSDDSLWSEFSRREPANVIGLSDSEDEAVSTPTEGTARCPSPPPPESPVQKQSRKVKQKLSEIDRKLQAVNALRSPEATGRTTRGATGRTSRSRRTAASEEDDVVVVSPPSEGLSPGGSAVREIPLKIRCRTDVHKIPVLTSMCLSAVVTKLSVILDVPPPRLLLLREDVELDTDATVAELGLGIADIIGESPDTLSGSGVRGRTHFREIGCKKSGCASRVLAAC; this comes from the exons ATGCTGGTCCTGTCCGCCGCGCTGTGTCTG atgTCTGATGGTGAGAAGCAGCTCCTGAAGCCTCCGCCAAAACGGCGGCGGATCCTCGACCCGTCGGCCATCGTCCCTGTCCCGGTGTACTCCAGCAAG GTGAGCAGCGGCCTGCAGATGAAGCCCAAAGCGACCGTGTTCTCTCAGGACGACGTCTCAG ACGACAGCCTCTGGTCCGAGTTCTCACGCCGGGAACCCGCCAACGTCATCGGCCTGAGCGACTCGGAGGACGAGGCCGTCTCCACGCCGACAGA AGGAACCGCTCGCTgcccgtccccccccccacctgagAGTCCAGTCCAGAAGCAGTCCAGGAAGGTCAAGCAGAAGCTCAG TGAGAtcgacaggaagctgcaggctGTCAACGCCCTCCGGTCTCCAGAGGCCACCGGCAGGACCACCAGGGGGGCCACCGGCAGGACCAGCAGGTCCCGCCGGACCGCGGCGTCCGAAGAAGACGACGTGGTCGTCGTGAGCCCGCCGTCGGAGGGTCTGAGTCCCGGTGGTTCCGCGGTCCGAGAGATTCCTCTGAAGATCCGCTGCAGGACGGACGTCCACAAGATCCCAGTTCTGACG TCCATGTGTTTGAGCGCCGTGGTGACCAAGCTGTCCGTCATCCTGGACGTCCCGCCCCCtcgtctcctgctgctccgggaGGACGTGGAGCTGGACACCGACGCCACCGTGGCCGAGCTCGGCCTCGGCATCGCCGACATTATAGGCGAGTCACCTGACACTCTGTCAGgatcaggggtcaggggtcggacGCATTTCAGAGAAATCGGCTGCAAAAAGT CGGGGTGTGCCAGCAGGGTGTTAGCGGCATGCTAG
- the spns1 gene encoding protein spinster homolog 1: MSAADVTADTAPFFSSDSEADGPEEQEAAAAAGRRAEGAEPAEPASGVSPVRALLTVFILCYINLLNYMDRFTVAGVLPDIENYFLIDDSKSGLLQTVFICSYMFLAPFFGYLGDRHNRKYIMSAGITFWSVVTLASSFTPREHFWALLLTRGLVGVGEASYSTIAPTIIADLYVGGRRTNMLSVFYFAIPVGSGLGYIVGSQVSNVTKDWHYALRVTPALGLFAVLLLLFVVQEPKRGAVEARPDHHLRQTSWIKDLQALSKNCSFLLSTLGFTAVAFVTGSLALWAPTFLLRAAVFTKERPPCTEGHCASSDSLIFGAITCVTGVLGVFSGVQVSRKLRSRTPRADPLVCAAGLLLSAPFLYLAIVFAELSTTATYVFIFLGETFLSMNWAIVADILLYVVVPTRRSTAEALQIVVSHLLGDAGSPYLIGVVSDSLRRNDSFMWQFRSLQLSLLLCSFVAVVGGAFFLATALFIERDRDRAEKHVAADDEPIVVPKSGRSTRVPVSSVLI; this comes from the exons atgTCGGCGGCGGACGTCACGGCGGACACGGCGCCGTTCTTCTCCTCGGACAGCGAGGCGGACGgcccggaggagcaggaggcggcggcggcggcggggcggagggccgagggggcggagcctgcagaGCCGGCCAGCGGCGTGTCTCCAGTCCGGGCGCTGCTCACCGTCTTCATCCTCTGCTACATCAACCTGCTCAACTACATGGACCGGTTCACCGTGGCAG gtgttcTCCCGGACATTGAGAACTACTTCCTGATCGACGACTCCAAGTCCGGCTTACTGCAGACAG TCTTCATCTGCAGCTACATGTTCTTGGCTCCGTTCTTCGGTTACCTCGGCGACCGGCACAACAGGAAGTACATCATGAGCGCCGGGATCACCTTCTGGTCTGTGGTGACTCTGGCCAGTTCCTTCACCCCCCGAGAG CACTTCTGGGCGCTGCTGCTGACCCGCGGCCTGGTGGGCGTCGGCGAGGCCAGCTACTCCACCATCGCTCCCACCATCATCGCCGACCTCTACGTCGGCGGCCGGCGGACCAACATGCTCTCCGTCTTCTACTTCGCCATTCCGGTCGGCAG CGGACTCGGCTACATCGTCGGTTCTCAAGTCAGTAACGTGACGAAGGACTGGCACTACGCTCTGAGG GTGACGCCGGCGCTGGGTCTGttcgccgtgctgctgctgctcttcgtGGTCCAGGAGCCGAAGCGAGGCGCCGTGGAGGCCCGGCCGGACCACCACCTCCGGCAGACCAGCTGGATCAAGGACCTGCAGGCGCTCAGCAAAAA ctgcagcttcctgctgtcCACGCTGGGCTTCACCGCCGTGGCCTTCGTCACCGGGTCTCTGGCTCTCTGGGCGCCGACCTTCCTGCTCCGGGCCGCCGTGTTCACCAAGGAGCGGCCGCCGTGCACGGAGGGGCACTGCGCCTCGTCGGACAGCCTGATTTTCGGCGCCATCACCTGCGTGACGGGCGTGCTGGGCGTGTTCAGCGGCGTCCAGGTGAGCCGGAAGCTGCGGAGCCGGACGCCGCGCGCCGACCCACTGGTCTGCGCCGCCGGCCTGCTGCTCTCCGCCCCCTTCCTCTACCTCGCCATCGTGTTCGCCGAGCTCAGCACCACCGCCACATAC GTCTTCATCTTCCTGGGGGAGACCTTCCTGTCCATGAACTGGGCCATCGTGGCCGACATCCTCCTG tACGTGGTGGTTCCCACCCGCCGCTCCACCGCCGAGGCGCTGCAGATCGTGGTGTCTCACCTGCTGGGGGACGCCGGGAGTCCGTACCTCATCGGAGTG GTGTCGGACTCTCTGCGGAGGAACGACTCCTTCATGTGGCAGTTCAGGTCGCTGCAGctctccctgctgctctgctccttcGTGGCCGTTGTGGGCGGAGCCTTCTTCCTCGCCACCGCCCTCTTCATCGAAAGAGACCGCGACCGTGCCGAGAAGCACGTGGCTGCAG ATGACGAGCCGATCGTCGTGCCGAAGAGCGGCCGCTCCACCCGCGTGCCGGTGTCCAGCGTCCTGATTTGA